In the genome of Ureibacillus sp. FSL W7-1570, the window AAGCGATTCGGACTATTGTTTATTCAGCAAGCGGTCACCACAAGAAAAAAACATACGTAGATATATTGGATTAATGCAAAAAGGGGCTGTTTCGGCCCCTTTTTATTCGTATTGGCGAGTGAATGGCCTTGTTAATTTGTTCCGACATGCACTTTGATTCTTTCTAACAAGAAATTTTCCAGGGATTGATGGATTGGTGAAGATTTTGGCATTATTTTTATAAATGAAATTCCGGTGGGAACATCAAAATAGATTGTGTACCATTATAAAGGAAACGAAAAAATCAGTGATTATAAAACTTCAAAATAAAGAGGTGTTTCGTTGAATGGAATGGTTAAATGTGGGGCGAATCGTCAATACCCATGGCATCCGTGGAGAGGTAAGGGTGCTCTCATCCACAGATTTTGAAGAGATTCGATTCAAAAAAGGTTCGAAACTCGCCATTTTCAAAGATGATCGTTCCGAACCGATATGGGTGACGGTGGAAAACGCCAGAAGGCATAAAAACTTTATTTTATTGACTTTCGAAGGTTATGATAACATCAATCAAGTGGAACCTTTTAAAAACAGCCTATTAAAAATATCAAAAGACCAGTTAAATGAAGATGAATTGGAAGAAAATGAATATTATTATTTTGAAATCATCGGCTGCCAAGTTTATTCGGAAGAAGGCGAACATCTAGGCGAAATTACTGATATTTTAGAAACGGGTGCCAATGATGTTTGGGAAATGAAAGATCAAAAAGGAAAAAAACATTACATTCCATACATTGAAGATGTCGTAAAAGAGATTGATGTAAACAATAAAAAAATTACCATTCATGTGATGGAAGGATTATTGTCATGAAAATACATGTGCTTACTTTATTCCCGGAAATGTTTCCGGGCGTGTTTGGTTCATCCATCTTAAAAAAGGCCCAAGAAAAAGGTCTGGTGGAAATTGAAGTATCCAATATCCGAGATTTTAGCGACAACAAGCATAAACAGGTAGATGACTATCCTTATGGCGGCGGAGCGGGAATGGTATTAAAGCCGGAGCCGGTGTTTCGTGCGGTGGAAACAATTACCGAAGGCCGAAAACCCCGGGTGATCCTGATGTGCCCACAAGGTGAACGGTTTACTCAGAAGAAAGCGGAAGAGCTGGCAAATGAGGAGGAACTCGTTTTTATTTGCGGACATTATGAAGGATATGATGAACGCATTCGGGAGCATCTTGTCACAGATGAAATATCCATCGGGGATTTTGTGCTGACGGGCGGCGAAATACCGGCAATGGCGGTCATTGATGCGGTCGTCCGTTTAATTCCGGGCGTACTGGGACAAGAAGCTTCCCATATTCATGATTCCTTTTCCACAGGGCTATTGGAACATCCTCATTACACAAGACCCCAAGACTTTAGAGGAATGAAGGTGCCGGATGTGCTGCTTTCCGGTAACCATCAAAAAATTGAAGAATGGCGGATGGAGCAGTCGCTCAAACGGACTTTTGAGCGGAGACCCGATTTATTGGAACAAATGGAATTGACGCCGAAACAAAAAGAATTTATCGAAATGTTGAAAAGAAATAGTGCAAAAACATGAATATCTTAAAAGAAATTTTAATATGAATAAACATCCCTTTTAGTAGATTTATTCATGATTCAATTTTGGTTGCGCATTGAAATAATTTATGATATCATTCATTTTGTGCTTCTATGGGAAGCGTTAAATTACGATGTTCCGCTGTAGTGACGAAGACTATATGAACATTCGGTATAAGGGGAGAAAAAAGATGTCAAATATTATTGCAGAAATTACAAAAGAACAACTTCGTACAGATCTTCCTGAATTCCGTCCTGGTGATACAGTTCGCGTTCATGTGAAAATCCAAGAAGGTAACCGCGAACGTATCCAAGCATTCGAAGGCGTTGTAATCAAACGCCGTGGCGGCGGAATCAGCGAAACTTTCACTGTGCGCAAAGTTTCTTATGGTGTAGGTGTTGAACGTACATTCCCTCTACACTCACCAAAAATCGCAAAATTAGAAGTTGTTCGCCGTGGTAAAGTACGTCGTGCAAAACTTTACTATCTACGCAATTTACGTGGTAAAGCAGCACGTATCAAAGAAATTCGATAATTTTTCTACTAAAGGGGGCTTTGTTTCGAAAAGCCTCCTTTCTTTTGCTTGTCATTCAGTATAAAAATGGAATAAAATGTAGATAGTAGATTTGGAGGGAACGCTCTCGTGGAAAAAGGCAAAAAGGAAAAAAATGAGATTTGGGAATGGACGAAGGCGTTAATCATCGCTCTTCTCATTGCTGTATTTATTCGCTACTTTTTATTTACTCCCATCGTGGTAGACGGAGATTCCATGATGCCGACTTTAAAAGATGGGGACAAGATGATTGTCAATAAAATCGGTTACCGGTTGGGAGAACCAAAAAGATTTGATATCGTCGTTTTCCATGCTCCGGAAGGAAAAGATTACATCAAAAGAGTCATCGGATTGCCTGGGGAGCATATCGAATATAAAGATGATCAGCTTTATATCAATGGCGAACCGATTGATGAACCTTATTTGGATGAATACAAATCCCAGCTTTCTGAAGGACAATTGACGCAAGATTTCACCCTTCAGGATATTGAACCGAACATGGATGTAATCCCGGAAGGTTATGTTTTTGTGATGGGAGACAACCGGCGCTACAGTAAAGACAGCAGGCATATCGGCGTCGTCAGCGAAGACAAAATCATCGGTAAAACAAGCGTAGTTTTCTGGCCATTAAGTGAAATGAAAATTGTGAAATAATCAAGAGGAGTAGATATTCGACTCCTTTTCTTTTTTTGACGAAAGGAGGAATCACAAAATGACGATTCAATGGTTTCCGGGGCATATGGCGAAGGCGAAACGGGAAGTCCAAGAGAAATTGAAGCTTGTCGACATCGTTTTTGAACTGATTGACGCCCGTCTACCCCTGTCTTCAAGAAATCCGATGATTGATGAAGTCATTAATCAAAAACCTCGACTAATTTTGTTAAATAAAGCCGATATGGCGGACGAAACAGAAACAAAGAAATGGGTGGAATATTTTTCGGATAAAGGTTTCAAAGCGGTTGCCATCAACTCTTTTCAAGGAAAAGGATTGCATCAGGCAACAAAAGCGGCCCAGGAGATTTTGGCGGATAAATGGGCCCGCATGAGAGCAAAGGGGATGAAACCCCGCGCCATTCGTGCAATGATCGTGGGAATACCAAACGTGGGAAAATCCACTTTAATCAACCGATTAGCCAAAAGAAACGTCGCCAAAACGGGTAATACGCCGGGGGTGACGAAAGCCCAGCAATGGGTGAAAGTGGGAAAAGAATTGGAATTGTTGGACACACCTGGTATATTATGGCCTAAATTTGAAGATCCCGAAGTGGGGTTAAAATTGGCGTTAACGGGGGCCATCAAAGATACGATCATCAACATGGAAGATTTGGCGGTCTATGCGTTGAAATTTTTATCCGCCCATTACCCTGAACGGATGCAGGAACGTTACGGCATAAATTCAGTCGATGAAGAAATCGTAAAAACTTTTGACCATATCGGGAAATTGCGCAATGTGCTGGGCCCCGGCGGCGAGATCGATTATGACCGGGTATCTGAGTTGATTGTCCGCGATATCCGAAATTTGGAATTAGGAAAATTAACCTTTGATTTTGTTGAGGAAGAATTGGAAAAAGAAGCGGCCGAACAATAATGAAAAAACCATCCTAAAGTTTCTTTCAGAGACTTTAAGATGGTTTTTTCATTATACAGGCATATCTGTTGGTGTCGGTGCTGAGTAGCCTTCCTGATATTTCTCGTCAATAGATTTCCGGATTTCTTGAATGGATTTTCCTTCTTTGGCCAACTTTGCAGATTCTACGGCAATCTCCATACAAACGAGACAGCGGGTTCCGTGGTCATCCCACAGAACTTCTTCATCCCGGATTTCTGCAATAAAGCAATCCAAATTGCTTCTGTGGCCTGCAGTTTCCCCACAGCCGCAATAGCAAGGGATCCACTTCAGCACATCGGCATAGTCTAAAGCGATTTTGTAAACAGCGGCCACGTTTTCATGCTTTCCATCCAAAAAAGAAGGCAACTCACCAATAGCAGTCCGTTGCTGCAAGTCTCCGGACAGCGGATTGTGCTCTGTGTGGCTTGCATGTTGATGATTTTCCGGTTGAGCGGTTCCCTCTTTGTGAACAGAATCTCCTTTTTGGGCGGATTCTTCATTGCAAGCAACCAACAGAAAAAGAAAAATAATTAATATGTTAAGTTTTTTCATTTCTTTTCCCCCATGTCATATTCTCCATCATTATAAAATAAAATGAATTGATGGGCAAGTACAACAGGGGTAGAATAACTCTATCAAGCCTTATAAGCTATTGAATGAAACCGATATAAAAGAAAAATAGGAGAAAGAATGGTTTACTATGGATACAATCAAAGAAATTATAGAAGCATTAAAAAACGCGACAAGTTATGAACCTTGGATGCAGGAACTGGAAAATGACGGGCGGGCAAGCGTTCAAAAGGCGTTATCGCAATTTAAAAAGAGAATGGAAAAGCAGGAAAAATTGTTCCAACAATATAAGGAAAAACAAGCCTTCGATGCAAGTTTTCTCCCCTTTGAAGGGGCTTTTTTGGCCGGAGTGGATGAAGCAGGG includes:
- the trmD gene encoding tRNA (guanosine(37)-N1)-methyltransferase TrmD — protein: MKIHVLTLFPEMFPGVFGSSILKKAQEKGLVEIEVSNIRDFSDNKHKQVDDYPYGGGAGMVLKPEPVFRAVETITEGRKPRVILMCPQGERFTQKKAEELANEEELVFICGHYEGYDERIREHLVTDEISIGDFVLTGGEIPAMAVIDAVVRLIPGVLGQEASHIHDSFSTGLLEHPHYTRPQDFRGMKVPDVLLSGNHQKIEEWRMEQSLKRTFERRPDLLEQMELTPKQKEFIEMLKRNSAKT
- the rimM gene encoding ribosome maturation factor RimM (Essential for efficient processing of 16S rRNA); the encoded protein is MEWLNVGRIVNTHGIRGEVRVLSSTDFEEIRFKKGSKLAIFKDDRSEPIWVTVENARRHKNFILLTFEGYDNINQVEPFKNSLLKISKDQLNEDELEENEYYYFEIIGCQVYSEEGEHLGEITDILETGANDVWEMKDQKGKKHYIPYIEDVVKEIDVNNKKITIHVMEGLLS
- a CDS encoding PCYCGC motif-containing (lipo)protein; amino-acid sequence: MKKLNILIIFLFLLVACNEESAQKGDSVHKEGTAQPENHQHASHTEHNPLSGDLQQRTAIGELPSFLDGKHENVAAVYKIALDYADVLKWIPCYCGCGETAGHRSNLDCFIAEIRDEEVLWDDHGTRCLVCMEIAVESAKLAKEGKSIQEIRKSIDEKYQEGYSAPTPTDMPV
- the lepB gene encoding signal peptidase I, with product MEKGKKEKNEIWEWTKALIIALLIAVFIRYFLFTPIVVDGDSMMPTLKDGDKMIVNKIGYRLGEPKRFDIVVFHAPEGKDYIKRVIGLPGEHIEYKDDQLYINGEPIDEPYLDEYKSQLSEGQLTQDFTLQDIEPNMDVIPEGYVFVMGDNRRYSKDSRHIGVVSEDKIIGKTSVVFWPLSEMKIVK
- the ylqF gene encoding ribosome biogenesis GTPase YlqF, coding for MTIQWFPGHMAKAKREVQEKLKLVDIVFELIDARLPLSSRNPMIDEVINQKPRLILLNKADMADETETKKWVEYFSDKGFKAVAINSFQGKGLHQATKAAQEILADKWARMRAKGMKPRAIRAMIVGIPNVGKSTLINRLAKRNVAKTGNTPGVTKAQQWVKVGKELELLDTPGILWPKFEDPEVGLKLALTGAIKDTIINMEDLAVYALKFLSAHYPERMQERYGINSVDEEIVKTFDHIGKLRNVLGPGGEIDYDRVSELIVRDIRNLELGKLTFDFVEEELEKEAAEQ
- the rplS gene encoding 50S ribosomal protein L19, yielding MSNIIAEITKEQLRTDLPEFRPGDTVRVHVKIQEGNRERIQAFEGVVIKRRGGGISETFTVRKVSYGVGVERTFPLHSPKIAKLEVVRRGKVRRAKLYYLRNLRGKAARIKEIR